The genomic interval agagggttcaagcggagcgagaggcgcaaacgttcgacaatttccgcgttcgattattgcaagggggagggggggaaatccccctttatgcagaccagagtaagcccttgctgcactaatgtcaatggagacttgtggaattttaccaataaattggtcattttgtctttctggatttgttgagggttttttggaaaattgtgtcataatctgtaagtgtttgggatcatttcaagcctaatagtgtaattttttagtgttcggatttgtaataaaataacttaatattagaccatgctgctgccagttactgtccggttgttagcatgctagctagcctcttagctaaggtaacattttaaacggagaagtgtaatttctttgaaatgacaactagctgaataacactactgacattagttaaagtggatagtctatactcaagcgaatttgcaacagtatattaagtttaagcgaagtccttcaactactagtcacttgttagcgcatagctgtattgccatagctactaccatccacttgtatagcattttaagctagcgttagctagctagctagctcggttcacatgactaattaaattattcatataatttccttaagaatgattcattggtatcatacatgattatggacaataatactgtgaacacaattatgtttatctgttgttattgcttattaagagagaaagtttatttagtgacgtagggtgacactcccacttatgcagaccggaactgtcccgttttgctcccatagtaacgaattacgttgctctatcttgctagtaatcaaggatctttgatattactgctCTCCAAAGTCAAGTAACGCGGTTGAAATCTGAGGTGGATAAATTAGTCACTAAATGTGAGGACTTAGAAGGAAGGTCAAGACGACACAACATTAGAATCATCGGAATCCCAGAAGGAGCAGAAGGATTCGCTCCACGCGACTTTGTCGCTGACCTACTGCAAGAAGTGCTATCTCTAGAGGCGAAGCCACTTATTGATCGAGCGCACCGGACCCTCCGTAGAAGACCTGATCCGCAAGAGCCCCCAAGACCCATCGTCCTGAGACTTCATTACTATCATGTGCTAGAGGGCATACTACGGAAAGCCATCACGGCGAGACAACTCTTCTACGAAGGCAAGAGAATCCAAATCTTTCCCGACTACCCTCCGGCCGTAGCTAAGCGTAGGGCGTTATTCAATCGCGCCAGGGAGCTGTTACGAGACAGGCCCGGTGTGAAGTATGGTCTGCTATACCCCGCAAGACTACTGGTTACATTCAACAGAACACAAACTTCCTTCACAGACGCCAAAAAAGCTGAAGAATACGCCGAAGGACTGTTTGCTCCAAAACCGTCGACTTCGACAAATGACATGGAATCTCAGGAATAGTTTTTGCTCGCTGGCTGATAAGCTTGATGACTAACGCATAACACCGCCTGCCAGAGTAGCCGTGCCTGTCTACTAACCTTAGCCTACAtaatggtaagactacattttctaaatggtAGGATACGGGGATTCTCCAAAGGGAGGTTTGTGCCATTTGTAGCCTAAACCTACAGGAagactgtattttttttttgtctggtgGGCACCTTTATGTTAATACAAACGTTAAGATGCTACTTTTAAATGTGCTCAAACGATTGAGTGCAGCCTATC from Alosa sapidissima isolate fAloSap1 chromosome 3, fAloSap1.pri, whole genome shotgun sequence carries:
- the LOC121704687 gene encoding uncharacterized protein LOC121704687, which gives rise to MSKKGKPKKNEEQELGPAQSSDSSDTTQPPGDMNDVADPPNRTVLAAIAALRSEVAQIKGDICSSIDARIQTVCTELRGELATTKKEIQTSITALEGNTSSHEKTIKDLERSASLQSDDITALQSQVTRLKSEVDKLVTKCEDLEGRSRRHNIRIIGIPEGAEGFAPRDFVADLLQEVLSLEAKPLIDRAHRTLRRRPDPQEPPRPIVLRLHYYHVLEGILRKAITARQLFYEGKRIQIFPDYPPAVAKRRALFNRARELLRDRPGVKYGLLYPARLLVTFNRTQTSFTDAKKAEEYAEGLFAPKPSTSTNDMESQE